The following proteins are co-located in the Hevea brasiliensis isolate MT/VB/25A 57/8 chromosome 11, ASM3005281v1, whole genome shotgun sequence genome:
- the LOC110636542 gene encoding alpha-aminoadipic semialdehyde synthase-like isoform X1 — translation MLGNGVVGILSESFNKWERRVPLTPSQCARLLHGGRDRTGVARIIVQPSTKRIHHDAMYEDVGCEISEDLSECGLILGIKKPKLEMILPDRAYAFFSHTHKAQKENMPLLDKILAERVSLYDYELIPGDHEKRLLAFGKYAGIAGLVDLLHGLGQRYLSLGYSTPFLSLGSSYMYSSLAAAKAAVISVAEEISTLGLPSAICPLVFIFISSGKASQGAQEIFKLLPHTFVDPSRLPELFAQAKDDSPPSRTSKRVYQLYGCVVTSQDMFKHMNPSKTFDKADYYAHPEYYKPVFHEKIAPYASIIVNCMYWEKRFPRLLSNQQLQDLTRKGCPLVGIVDLTCDIGGSIEFINQTTSIDSPFFRYDPLNDSYHHDMEGNGVICSSVDNLPTQFAKEASRHFGAILSQFIGSLASTTDITKLPSHLRKGCIAHGGEITPLFEYIPRMRNSNTECDEAQQQVQVKKGE, via the exons ATGCTTGGGAATGGAGTTGTTGGAATCCTCTCAGAGTCTTTCAACAAGTGGGAAAGAAGGGTGCCTCTGACCCCATCACAATGTGCACGGCTTCTTCACGGTGGCAGGGATAGGACTGGTGTGGCCCGCATAATTGTGCAGCCATCCACCAAGCGAATCCATCATGATGCAATGTACGAGGATGTTGGCTGTGAAATATCAGAGGACTTGTCTGAGTGTGGCCTCATTCTGGGCATAAAAAAACCAAAG CTGGAGATGATTCTTCCTGATAGAGCGTATGCCTTCTTTTCCCATACTCACAAGGCACAAAAAGAAAACATGCCTTTACTTGATAAG ATCCTGGCTGAAAGGGTGTCGTTGTATGACTATGAACTTATCCCTGGGGACCATGAGAAAAGGTTGCTGGCTTTTGGAAAATATGCTGGCATAGCAGGACTCGTTGATTTATTGCATGGGTTAGGACAGC ggTATCTGAGCCTTGGGTATTCTACACCGTTCCTCTCATTGGGTTCATCTTACATGTATTCTTCATTGGCTGCTGCCAAAGCTGCCGTAATTTCTGTAGCTGAAGAGATATCAACCCTGGGATTGCCATCAGCAATCTGCCCATtagttttcatattcatttctTCAGGAAAGG CTTCACAAGGTGCACAAGAAATTTTTAAGCTTCTGCCTCATACTTTTGTCGATCCAAGCAGACTTCCGGAACTATTTGCACAA GCCAAGGATGACAGCCCACCTTCAAGGACATCAAAGAGAGTATACCAACTATATGGTTGTGTTGTGACTAGTCAAGACATGTTCAAACACATGAATCCTTCCAAAACATTTGATAAA GCTGACTATTATGCACATCCAGAATATTACAAACCTGTCTTCCATGAAAAGATAGCCCCATATGCATCTATCATCG TGAATTGCATGTACTGGGAGAAAAGATTTCCTCGGTTGTTGAGTAATCAGCAGCTTCAAGATCTAACAAGGAAAGGGTGCCCACTTGTTGGAATTGTTGATTTAACTTGTGATATTGGAGGCTCTATAGAGTTTATTAACCAAACCACATCAATTGATAGTCCATTCTTCAG ATACGATCCTTTAAATGATTCATACCATCATGACATGGAGGGTAATGGTGTGATTTGTTCTTCTGTTGATAATCTTCCCACACAGTTTGCAAAGGAG GCTTCTCGACATTTTGGAGCTATACTATCCCAATTTATTGGCAGTCTTGCTTCTACAACTGACATTACCAAGCTACCTTCACATCTAAGGAAAGGTTGCATAGCCCATGGAGGAGAAATTACTCCCTTGTTTGAATATATTCCACGCATGCGAAACTCTAATACAGA GTGCGACGAGGCCCAGCAACAAGTCCAAGTCAAGAAGGGAGAATGA
- the LOC110636542 gene encoding alpha-aminoadipic semialdehyde synthase-like isoform X2, producing the protein MLGNGVVGILSESFNKWERRVPLTPSQCARLLHGGRDRTGVARIIVQPSTKRIHHDAMYEDVGCEISEDLSECGLILGIKKPKLEMILPDRAYAFFSHTHKAQKENMPLLDKILAERVSLYDYELIPGDHEKRLLAFGKYAGIAGLVDLLHGLGQRYLSLGYSTPFLSLGSSYMYSSLAAAKAAVISVAEEISTLGLPSAICPLVFIFISSGKASQGAQEIFKLLPHTFVDPSRLPELFAQAKDDSPPSRTSKRVYQLYGCVVTSQDMFKHMNPSKTFDKADYYAHPEYYKPVFHEKIAPYASIIVNCMYWEKRFPRLLSNQQLQDLTRKGCPLVGIVDLTCDIGGSIEFINQTTSIDSPFFRYDPLNDSYHHDMEGNGVICSSVDNLPTQFAKEASRHFGAILSQFIGSLASTTDITKLPSHLRKGCIAHGGEITPLFEYIPRMRNSNTEFFVQGQEQ; encoded by the exons ATGCTTGGGAATGGAGTTGTTGGAATCCTCTCAGAGTCTTTCAACAAGTGGGAAAGAAGGGTGCCTCTGACCCCATCACAATGTGCACGGCTTCTTCACGGTGGCAGGGATAGGACTGGTGTGGCCCGCATAATTGTGCAGCCATCCACCAAGCGAATCCATCATGATGCAATGTACGAGGATGTTGGCTGTGAAATATCAGAGGACTTGTCTGAGTGTGGCCTCATTCTGGGCATAAAAAAACCAAAG CTGGAGATGATTCTTCCTGATAGAGCGTATGCCTTCTTTTCCCATACTCACAAGGCACAAAAAGAAAACATGCCTTTACTTGATAAG ATCCTGGCTGAAAGGGTGTCGTTGTATGACTATGAACTTATCCCTGGGGACCATGAGAAAAGGTTGCTGGCTTTTGGAAAATATGCTGGCATAGCAGGACTCGTTGATTTATTGCATGGGTTAGGACAGC ggTATCTGAGCCTTGGGTATTCTACACCGTTCCTCTCATTGGGTTCATCTTACATGTATTCTTCATTGGCTGCTGCCAAAGCTGCCGTAATTTCTGTAGCTGAAGAGATATCAACCCTGGGATTGCCATCAGCAATCTGCCCATtagttttcatattcatttctTCAGGAAAGG CTTCACAAGGTGCACAAGAAATTTTTAAGCTTCTGCCTCATACTTTTGTCGATCCAAGCAGACTTCCGGAACTATTTGCACAA GCCAAGGATGACAGCCCACCTTCAAGGACATCAAAGAGAGTATACCAACTATATGGTTGTGTTGTGACTAGTCAAGACATGTTCAAACACATGAATCCTTCCAAAACATTTGATAAA GCTGACTATTATGCACATCCAGAATATTACAAACCTGTCTTCCATGAAAAGATAGCCCCATATGCATCTATCATCG TGAATTGCATGTACTGGGAGAAAAGATTTCCTCGGTTGTTGAGTAATCAGCAGCTTCAAGATCTAACAAGGAAAGGGTGCCCACTTGTTGGAATTGTTGATTTAACTTGTGATATTGGAGGCTCTATAGAGTTTATTAACCAAACCACATCAATTGATAGTCCATTCTTCAG ATACGATCCTTTAAATGATTCATACCATCATGACATGGAGGGTAATGGTGTGATTTGTTCTTCTGTTGATAATCTTCCCACACAGTTTGCAAAGGAG GCTTCTCGACATTTTGGAGCTATACTATCCCAATTTATTGGCAGTCTTGCTTCTACAACTGACATTACCAAGCTACCTTCACATCTAAGGAAAGGTTGCATAGCCCATGGAGGAGAAATTACTCCCTTGTTTGAATATATTCCACGCATGCGAAACTCTAATACAGA ATTCTTCGTGCAGGGGCAGGAACAATAA